The following are encoded in a window of Chloroflexota bacterium genomic DNA:
- a CDS encoding PD-(D/E)XK nuclease family protein produces MSARRATRLSFTKLSLFEFCPTAYRYRYVERVPMPFVPRIVVGAIVHTVLNRLFERLQQRQQVDKGVLDRLHADYWNDAPQLDRERFPDMWRDGQALLDGYWSANHADLGQPVLLESRFRFRPDPEARYSIEGVIDRVDETPSGAAVIDYKSGRRPERLPDRLRAQLHTYALGVEQVHQRRVERLDAYFLADNAAISVEPDPDYGHALLDRYANTADRVEAGSFTATPGPHCAWCDFRDRCPFRATDA; encoded by the coding sequence ATGAGCGCGCGGCGCGCGACCCGGCTCAGCTTCACCAAGCTGTCGCTCTTCGAGTTTTGCCCCACGGCCTATCGCTATCGCTACGTCGAGCGCGTGCCGATGCCCTTCGTGCCGCGGATCGTCGTGGGCGCGATCGTGCACACGGTGCTCAACCGGCTCTTCGAGCGGCTGCAGCAACGGCAGCAAGTCGACAAGGGTGTCCTCGACCGTTTGCACGCGGACTACTGGAACGATGCGCCGCAGCTCGACCGTGAGCGGTTTCCTGACATGTGGCGGGACGGACAAGCGTTACTGGACGGGTATTGGTCGGCCAACCACGCCGATCTCGGCCAACCGGTGCTGCTCGAGTCGCGATTTCGGTTTCGTCCAGATCCCGAGGCCCGGTATTCCATCGAAGGCGTGATCGATCGGGTGGACGAGACCCCATCAGGCGCGGCAGTCATCGACTACAAGAGCGGTCGCCGCCCGGAGCGGCTCCCGGACCGCCTGCGCGCGCAGCTCCACACCTACGCGCTGGGCGTGGAGCAGGTGCACCAGCGCCGCGTCGAGCGCCTGGACGCCTATTTCCTGGCTGACAACGCCGCCATCTCGGTGGAACCGGACCCCGACTACGGCCACGCGTTGCTGGATCGCTATGCAAACACGGCGGACCGGGTCGAGGCCGGCAGTTTCACCGCCACGCCCGGGCCGCACTGCGCCTGGTGCGACTTCCGTGACCGGTGTCCGTTCCGCGCGACGGATGCCTAG
- the nuoF gene encoding NADH-quinone oxidoreductase subunit NuoF: MELVVTRNFGRPKSWSLASYREAGGYEALERVLKEMTPEDVSDLIKESNLTGRGGAFFPTGLKWEFVRKDPKTPRYVVVNADESEPGTYVNRLSLELDPHMTIEGLIIAAYASNAERGYFYIRGEYGLSHERVKAALREAYEAGYLGQGICGRDDFNLEVEFRRGAGAYIVGEETALFNSLEGKRGNPRFKPPFPTNFGVWGLPTAINNVETLAAAPAIVMKGAEWFKDLGIGDAAGTKMYCLSGNVVNPVCVELPLGVSAREVIMDHGGGVPEGRTLKGFKPGGASSAPLTPAEIDASLEPKSMAELGTIMGTGGVVVFDETACMVDAAYRDALFFEDESCGFCIPCREGTPNLVQICERIMHGQGTMDDLDLLEELGASMMASFCGLGHFAHQPVRGAASRFRDEFEAHIRDHYCAAGTCFTANGNGRAG; encoded by the coding sequence ATGGAGCTGGTCGTCACACGCAACTTCGGCCGTCCCAAGTCCTGGTCGCTGGCCAGCTACCGCGAAGCCGGTGGCTATGAGGCCCTCGAGCGCGTCCTGAAGGAGATGACGCCAGAGGACGTGAGCGACCTCATCAAGGAGTCGAACCTCACGGGCCGCGGCGGCGCCTTCTTCCCTACCGGCCTCAAGTGGGAGTTTGTTCGCAAGGACCCCAAGACGCCGCGCTACGTGGTGGTGAACGCCGACGAGAGCGAGCCGGGGACCTATGTGAACCGCCTGTCCCTCGAGCTGGACCCGCACATGACCATCGAGGGCCTGATCATTGCCGCGTACGCCTCGAACGCCGAGCGCGGATACTTCTACATCCGCGGCGAATATGGGTTGTCGCACGAGCGAGTGAAGGCCGCCCTGCGCGAGGCGTACGAGGCCGGATATCTCGGGCAGGGCATCTGCGGCCGTGACGACTTCAACCTGGAGGTCGAGTTTCGGCGCGGCGCCGGAGCCTACATCGTGGGCGAGGAGACGGCGCTGTTCAACTCGCTGGAAGGCAAGCGCGGCAACCCGCGGTTCAAGCCGCCGTTCCCGACCAACTTCGGCGTGTGGGGGCTGCCGACCGCGATCAATAACGTCGAGACGCTGGCCGCCGCGCCCGCCATCGTGATGAAGGGCGCCGAGTGGTTCAAGGACCTCGGCATCGGCGACGCGGCGGGCACCAAGATGTATTGCCTCTCGGGCAACGTGGTGAACCCTGTCTGCGTGGAGCTGCCCCTGGGCGTCTCGGCCCGTGAGGTGATCATGGATCACGGCGGCGGCGTGCCGGAGGGGCGGACTCTCAAGGGATTCAAGCCCGGCGGAGCGTCGTCCGCGCCCCTGACCCCGGCCGAGATCGACGCGTCGCTTGAGCCCAAGTCCATGGCCGAGCTGGGCACGATCATGGGCACCGGCGGCGTGGTGGTGTTCGACGAGACCGCCTGCATGGTCGACGCGGCCTACCGAGACGCGCTGTTCTTCGAGGACGAGAGTTGCGGCTTTTGCATCCCCTGCCGCGAGGGCACGCCCAACCTGGTCCAGATTTGCGAGCGCATCATGCACGGCCAGGGCACGATGGATGATCTCGACCTGCTGGAGGAACTGGGCGCCAGCATGATGGCGTCGTTCTGCGGGCTGGGGCACTTTGCGCATCAGCCGGTGCGCGGCGCGGCCAGCCGCTTCCGCGACGAGTTCGAGGCCCACATCCGCGACCACTACTGCGCCGCGGGCACCTGTTTCACCGCGAACGGCAACGGCCGCGCGGGCTGA
- a CDS encoding NAD(P)H-dependent oxidoreductase subunit E — translation MAIHHTELETPPGREPLPESERPKLETLREQLQPLKELPGSSIEALYAAQELFSYVPPEAITLIAEELRIPESQVFGVVTFYTMFSLEPQPPYVLRVCRDLSCHLAGAPKLIGALEKELGVPRGHTSSDGRFTVEVVSCLGLCDKQPAMLVNLDQHGPVMPDDVPDLLGDLRNGAG, via the coding sequence ATGGCCATTCACCACACTGAGCTCGAGACGCCGCCCGGCCGCGAGCCGCTGCCGGAGTCAGAGCGACCCAAGCTGGAAACGCTGCGGGAACAACTGCAGCCGCTCAAGGAGTTGCCCGGATCGTCCATCGAGGCGCTCTACGCCGCCCAGGAGCTGTTCTCGTACGTGCCGCCCGAAGCGATCACCTTGATCGCCGAGGAGCTGCGCATCCCCGAGAGCCAGGTGTTTGGCGTGGTGACCTTCTACACCATGTTCTCCCTCGAGCCGCAGCCGCCGTACGTGTTGCGCGTGTGCCGCGACTTGAGCTGTCACCTGGCCGGTGCCCCGAAGCTGATCGGCGCGCTCGAGAAGGAATTGGGCGTGCCGCGCGGGCACACCAGCTCCGACGGCCGGTTTACCGTGGAAGTGGTTTCGTGCCTCGGTCTGTGCGACAAGCAACCGGCCATGCTGGTCAACCTGGATCAGCATGGCCCGGTGATGCCGGACGACGTGCCCGACTTGCTCGGCGACCTGCGGAATGGCGCGGGCTGA
- a CDS encoding DUF2203 domain-containing protein, whose amino-acid sequence MHDEPESLHGDEPEEPELRHYTLSEANELLVEARPVLAKLRRIWLEADPDRQAFERVQESDAGAVDVSLAHQRLIAGLWDVQPLVAWLRARDILLRDPATGLIDFLSELDGEDCYLCWRLGEEDIAYWHGTDEGFDNRKPLPGV is encoded by the coding sequence ATGCATGACGAACCCGAATCGCTGCACGGCGACGAGCCCGAAGAGCCGGAGCTTCGCCACTACACGTTGAGCGAGGCCAACGAGCTGCTGGTCGAGGCGCGGCCCGTGCTGGCGAAGCTGCGGCGCATCTGGCTGGAAGCCGACCCGGATCGTCAGGCCTTTGAGCGCGTCCAGGAGTCCGACGCCGGCGCGGTGGATGTGAGCCTGGCCCATCAACGCCTCATCGCCGGGCTGTGGGACGTCCAGCCGCTGGTGGCCTGGCTGCGCGCCCGCGACATCCTGCTTCGCGACCCCGCCACCGGACTGATCGACTTCCTCTCGGAGCTCGACGGCGAGGACTGCTACCTCTGCTGGCGTCTCGGCGAAGAGGACATCGCCTACTGGCACGGCACCGACGAGGGCTTCGACAACCGCAAGCCGTTGCCCGGCGTCTAG
- the recQ gene encoding DNA helicase RecQ — protein sequence MLKARFGYDEFRPMQFEIIGNVLAGRDSLVLMPTGGGKSLCYQLPALCLRGLTLVISPLIALMKDQVDALQTNGIAAAFINSSVPPHEVSGIYAAARAGRLKLLYIAPERLAVPGFEEFLRGLGVAQIAIDEAHCISEWGHDFRPDYRNLRSLRAMFPRAPVMALTATATAKARDDIAEQLMIPEARRFIASFNRENLTYIVRPKRRPFDHLVQQLRRHSDGASIVYCLSRDGTERLATKLSQHGLPALPYHAGLDPSLRRDTQERFIRDEARIIVATIAFGMGIDKPDVRLIAHYDLPKTLEGYYQETGRAGRDGLPSECVLYFSAGDRARFTRFIDEIEDPSERERAHQKLDQMIAFGEARTCRRAFVLRYFGETYDKTDCGGCDVCLAEREAFDATEIAQMVLSAVIRTGERFGSAHVIKVLRGSRAKKVLEWRHHELPVYGIARRYDRDDLKEIVGLLEDEGLLQRSPDKFATVSVTPAGHDFLRWRKTLSLSRIRCDAQDLSEQAKLQQRARGQGNGRADFDSQLFERLRELRLRLAEAREHPAFMIFSNRTLQEMARAMPRDHAGFADIPGVGPAKLEEFADDFLQVIREYTAPRDAE from the coding sequence ATGCTCAAAGCTCGCTTTGGGTACGACGAGTTTCGGCCCATGCAGTTCGAGATCATCGGCAACGTATTGGCGGGCCGCGACTCGCTGGTGTTGATGCCTACGGGCGGGGGCAAATCGCTCTGCTATCAGCTGCCGGCGCTCTGTCTTCGCGGGTTGACGTTGGTCATCTCGCCGCTGATCGCGCTCATGAAGGACCAGGTCGACGCGCTGCAAACCAACGGCATCGCGGCGGCGTTCATCAACAGCTCCGTGCCGCCGCATGAAGTGAGCGGCATCTATGCCGCGGCGCGGGCGGGGCGGCTCAAGCTGTTGTACATCGCACCGGAGCGCCTGGCGGTTCCCGGATTTGAGGAGTTCCTCCGAGGGCTCGGCGTCGCGCAGATCGCCATCGACGAGGCGCACTGCATCTCCGAGTGGGGTCACGACTTTCGGCCGGACTACCGCAACCTTCGATCGCTGCGCGCGATGTTTCCCCGAGCTCCCGTGATGGCGCTGACGGCCACCGCCACGGCCAAGGCCCGCGACGACATCGCCGAGCAACTCATGATCCCGGAGGCGCGGCGGTTCATCGCGAGCTTCAATCGTGAAAACCTGACCTATATCGTCCGCCCCAAACGCCGCCCCTTCGACCATCTGGTCCAGCAATTGCGCCGGCATTCCGACGGGGCGTCGATCGTCTACTGCCTCTCGCGCGACGGCACCGAAAGGCTGGCGACGAAGCTCTCGCAGCACGGCCTGCCGGCGCTCCCCTATCACGCCGGTCTCGACCCGAGCCTCCGGCGGGACACGCAGGAGCGGTTCATTCGGGACGAGGCGCGGATCATCGTGGCGACCATCGCCTTTGGCATGGGCATCGACAAGCCCGACGTGCGGCTCATCGCCCACTACGACCTACCCAAGACGCTCGAAGGCTACTACCAGGAAACGGGGCGAGCGGGGCGCGACGGATTGCCGAGTGAGTGCGTGCTGTACTTCTCCGCCGGCGACCGGGCCAGGTTCACGCGCTTCATCGACGAGATCGAGGACCCGTCCGAACGCGAGCGGGCCCACCAAAAGCTCGACCAGATGATCGCCTTTGGCGAGGCGCGCACCTGCCGTCGGGCATTCGTTCTGCGGTATTTCGGCGAAACCTACGACAAGACCGACTGCGGCGGTTGCGACGTGTGCCTGGCCGAGCGCGAGGCGTTCGACGCGACCGAGATTGCTCAAATGGTCCTATCGGCGGTCATTCGCACCGGCGAGCGGTTCGGCTCCGCCCACGTCATCAAGGTTCTGCGCGGCTCGCGTGCCAAGAAGGTGTTGGAGTGGCGGCACCACGAGCTTCCGGTATACGGCATCGCCCGCCGGTACGACCGCGACGATCTCAAGGAGATCGTGGGCCTGCTGGAAGACGAGGGGCTGCTGCAGCGGAGTCCCGACAAGTTCGCAACCGTCTCAGTAACGCCCGCCGGCCATGACTTCCTGCGCTGGCGCAAGACGCTGTCGCTCAGCCGCATCAGGTGCGATGCGCAGGACCTGTCGGAGCAGGCGAAGCTCCAGCAGCGGGCGCGCGGCCAGGGCAACGGCCGCGCCGACTTCGACTCGCAGTTGTTCGAGCGCCTCCGCGAATTGCGGCTCCGCTTGGCCGAAGCCAGGGAGCACCCGGCGTTCATGATCTTCAGCAACCGGACGCTCCAGGAAATGGCGCGCGCCATGCCCCGGGACCACGCGGGCTTCGCCGACATCCCAGGCGTCGGACCAGCGAAGCTGGAGGAATTCGCCGACGACTTTCTCCAGGTGATTCGTGAGTACACGGCTCCAAGGGATGCTGAGTAG
- a CDS encoding sialidase family protein produces the protein MLPRERYLPAAGEDIAQWHSVSYIDAGLTRLERFQTSGASDEYHEFEQRTSPDNGRTWTERETLPGIVQDLDGGGIVTAPPGIYVDRARDRRYQIRMRRIWPGLPAYTHAWGSHRHPCNDHVFAWADDEPETLLRYEEGPDFDPENPFDSDFCATNRAYPGQAITIAPDGTAYLPLVAHPAELEAAHASGGLVVMRREPRSSEWQASNIEFLGPERSSRGVLEPEVAVLRDGRLLTVVRASHTATTPGRKWFSVSDDGGRRFSPFQELRYDDGSRFYSPSSIHRFIRSERNGKLYWLANITPEPPDGNSPRYPLYIAEIDEDGPAVRRDSLRLVDDRGPNEPEALQLSNFNILEDRETLDIEIYLTRLGEVADHFWQAAVYRYLFSPPT, from the coding sequence ATGCTGCCCCGCGAACGCTATCTGCCCGCCGCCGGCGAGGACATCGCCCAGTGGCATTCGGTCAGCTACATCGACGCCGGCCTCACGCGGCTCGAACGGTTTCAAACCAGCGGCGCGTCGGACGAATACCACGAGTTCGAGCAGCGCACCTCACCCGACAACGGCCGCACCTGGACCGAGCGCGAAACCCTGCCCGGCATCGTGCAGGACCTCGACGGCGGCGGCATCGTCACCGCTCCGCCCGGCATTTACGTCGACCGCGCCCGCGACCGGCGCTACCAGATACGCATGCGCCGCATCTGGCCCGGCCTGCCGGCCTACACCCATGCCTGGGGGTCCCACCGGCACCCGTGCAACGACCACGTCTTCGCCTGGGCTGACGACGAGCCCGAAACGCTGCTCCGGTATGAGGAAGGGCCGGACTTCGATCCCGAGAATCCTTTCGATTCCGACTTCTGCGCCACCAACCGCGCCTATCCGGGCCAGGCCATCACCATCGCGCCCGACGGCACGGCCTATCTGCCCCTGGTGGCGCACCCTGCCGAGCTAGAGGCTGCGCACGCCAGCGGCGGGCTGGTCGTCATGCGCCGTGAGCCCCGGTCGAGCGAATGGCAGGCATCGAACATCGAGTTCCTCGGGCCGGAGCGCTCCTCACGCGGGGTGCTGGAGCCGGAGGTCGCCGTGCTGCGCGATGGCCGTCTGCTCACCGTCGTCCGTGCCAGCCACACCGCCACGACCCCGGGGCGGAAATGGTTCAGCGTCTCCGACGACGGCGGCCGCCGCTTCTCGCCGTTTCAGGAGCTGCGCTACGACGACGGCTCACGGTTCTATTCCCCGTCCAGCATCCATCGGTTCATTCGTTCGGAGCGCAATGGGAAGCTCTACTGGCTTGCCAACATCACCCCGGAGCCCCCTGACGGCAACAGCCCGCGCTACCCCCTCTACATCGCCGAGATCGATGAGGATGGCCCGGCGGTGCGGCGCGACAGCCTGCGGCTCGTCGACGACCGCGGACCGAACGAACCCGAGGCGCTGCAACTCTCGAACTTCAACATCCTCGAAGACCGCGAAACCCTCGACATCGAGATCTACCTCACCCGCCTCGGCGAGGTCGCCGACCACTTCTGGCAGGCCGCTGTCTACCGCTACCTCTTCTCGCCACCGACCTAG
- a CDS encoding class I SAM-dependent methyltransferase, translating to MTADPEARLPGSFRDPAGFMFRRDGEFLRQVNRSYESTFRTLMDSGLYASLVDDGLLIPHETVDLDLAPEPGAMAVLRPEQLKFVSYPFEWSFSQLKASALATLRVQRRALDHGLSLKDASARNIQLHAGRPTLIDTLSFERYEAGFPWVGYRQFCQHFLAPLAVMASTDARLSGLLQRHLEGLPLDLASRLLPWRSRLRTGLLMHLHLHSRAQARAATAGRKRADLAGRMSRRRLDALLESLESTVRRISWKPDDTPWAGYGDQTSYSGRALADKQRLVAEHLATVSVDSVWDIGGNTGDFSRLAATLGVPVVSIDSDPGAVDLNYRRMAAAGEANLFPIVADITNPSPSLGWDNREIASLTARGPAGLVMALALIHHVAIGNNTGFDRLARFFAALGPNLLMEFVPPDDPMVLGLVAMRNHEFPWYTQPEFESAFGRHFEIQRSDAIADSKRRLYSMTVRG from the coding sequence ATGACCGCCGACCCCGAGGCCCGCCTGCCAGGGTCGTTTCGCGATCCGGCGGGGTTCATGTTCCGGCGCGACGGCGAGTTCCTGCGACAGGTCAACCGGTCCTACGAGTCGACGTTCCGCACCCTGATGGACTCAGGGCTGTATGCCAGCCTGGTCGACGACGGCCTGCTCATTCCCCACGAGACCGTGGACCTGGATCTGGCGCCGGAGCCCGGCGCCATGGCCGTCCTCCGTCCCGAGCAGTTGAAGTTCGTCTCCTATCCGTTCGAGTGGTCGTTTTCCCAGCTGAAGGCCTCCGCGCTCGCTACCTTGCGCGTGCAGCGCCGCGCGCTGGACCACGGCCTGTCGCTCAAGGACGCGAGCGCGCGCAACATCCAGTTGCACGCGGGTCGTCCGACGCTGATCGACACGTTGTCGTTCGAGCGCTACGAGGCGGGCTTTCCGTGGGTGGGCTATCGCCAGTTCTGCCAGCACTTCCTGGCCCCTTTGGCGGTGATGGCCTCCACGGATGCACGCTTGAGCGGCCTGCTGCAGCGCCACCTGGAAGGCCTGCCGCTCGATCTGGCGTCACGGCTGCTGCCGTGGCGCTCGCGGCTGCGGACCGGCTTGTTGATGCATCTCCATCTGCACAGCCGGGCTCAGGCGCGCGCGGCCACGGCCGGCCGGAAGCGCGCGGACCTGGCCGGGCGCATGAGCCGGCGACGGCTCGACGCCTTGCTGGAGAGCCTGGAGTCGACGGTGCGCCGGATTTCGTGGAAGCCCGACGACACGCCCTGGGCCGGATATGGCGACCAGACGAGCTATTCCGGCCGCGCCCTGGCGGACAAGCAGCGCCTGGTGGCCGAGCACCTCGCGACCGTGTCGGTGGATTCGGTGTGGGACATCGGCGGCAACACGGGCGACTTCAGCCGGCTTGCGGCGACGCTGGGCGTTCCCGTGGTGTCAATCGACAGCGATCCGGGAGCGGTCGACCTGAACTACCGGCGCATGGCGGCGGCTGGCGAAGCGAATCTCTTTCCAATCGTGGCGGACATCACGAATCCCAGCCCCTCGCTAGGGTGGGACAACCGCGAGATCGCGTCGCTGACCGCGCGGGGGCCGGCCGGACTGGTGATGGCGCTGGCGCTGATTCACCACGTGGCGATCGGCAACAACACGGGCTTCGACCGCCTGGCGCGGTTCTTCGCGGCGCTGGGGCCGAATCTCCTCATGGAGTTCGTCCCGCCCGACGATCCCATGGTGCTTGGCCTGGTGGCGATGCGGAACCACGAATTCCCGTGGTACACGCAGCCCGAATTCGAGTCGGCCTTCGGCCGCCACTTCGAGATCCAGCGGTCGGACGCGATTGCGGACTCGAAGCGCCGGCTCTATTCGATGACCGTACGCGGCTAG
- a CDS encoding purine/pyrimidine permease, with protein sequence MDSRLRGNDGSRNDGGTTQTVCLRGNDEPEAAHSPLDPSPDTGSSYSAPRLAARHGCGEVVLAAATQQHPRYEAHESPPLLASLGYTLQFGLIASAALLVTPVIVAKASGQNDAYLGWMVFATLVVVGVATFLQVRRIGFVGAGASLPLFTAAFSIPFCITALKDGGPATLTWLILASAAFQLVISRWLFILRRIVTPTIGGTVMMILSITLASVVFGLLDDAAEVEPVAAPLTALITLIVVAALTLRGSPVWRLWAPMIGIVVGSVAAAAFGIYDFDRVTQASWIGLPNEGPQLGFDFGIPFWTLLPAFLFLGVIISIQVNGESISLQRVARREDLAIDFREVQGAMAGTGVCNVLAGVAGSVPTIVSPGIVSFTQVTGVASRRVGYLIGGLFILLAFFPKVSGLLSSLPGPVMAGYLILVTGTLFVDGARTVIQTEQNRQRLTIAGLSFWIGAAFQFGLFSLPDLGTVWGTLLKSGVTTGGFAVVAMILFMELTSHRRMRFESRLHIEVLPELSAFVTKFADRRGWDTAMKDRLNAVAEETLLTLAPMKLSLDDDDEDDDDGRRLVVVASSEGPVADLEFIGGGSEENLEDRVRQLQQHDSEIVAESELSLQLLRHYATSVNHQQFHGTDIITVRVDPPEAG encoded by the coding sequence GTGGATTCCCGCCTTCGCGGGAATGACGGAAGCCGGAATGACGGAGGGACTACGCAAACGGTCTGCCTCCGCGGGAATGACGAACCTGAGGCTGCGCACAGCCCGCTCGATCCATCGCCTGACACCGGTTCGTCGTATAGTGCGCCCAGACTTGCCGCGCGGCATGGTTGCGGGGAGGTTGTTCTGGCGGCGGCGACCCAGCAGCACCCACGCTACGAGGCGCACGAGAGTCCGCCGCTGCTGGCCTCGCTCGGGTATACCCTGCAATTCGGTCTGATCGCGTCCGCCGCCCTGCTGGTCACGCCGGTGATCGTGGCCAAAGCGTCGGGACAGAACGACGCCTACTTGGGATGGATGGTCTTCGCCACGCTGGTGGTCGTTGGCGTGGCCACGTTTCTTCAGGTTCGCCGGATTGGATTCGTCGGCGCGGGAGCCTCGCTTCCGCTGTTCACGGCGGCGTTTTCGATCCCCTTTTGCATTACGGCGCTGAAGGACGGGGGACCGGCAACGCTGACCTGGTTGATTCTCGCCTCGGCGGCGTTCCAACTGGTCATTTCCCGGTGGCTCTTCATTTTGCGGCGCATCGTGACGCCGACCATCGGCGGCACGGTGATGATGATTCTCTCCATCACCCTGGCATCGGTGGTGTTTGGATTGCTCGACGACGCCGCCGAAGTCGAACCCGTGGCGGCGCCGCTGACGGCCCTGATCACGCTCATCGTCGTCGCCGCGCTGACCCTGCGCGGTTCGCCGGTCTGGCGGCTGTGGGCGCCGATGATCGGCATCGTGGTCGGTTCGGTGGCTGCCGCGGCGTTCGGTATCTACGACTTCGACCGGGTCACGCAGGCGAGCTGGATAGGGCTGCCAAACGAAGGGCCCCAGCTGGGCTTCGACTTCGGCATCCCCTTCTGGACGCTGCTGCCGGCGTTTCTGTTCCTGGGCGTGATCATCTCCATCCAGGTGAACGGCGAATCCATCTCACTGCAGCGGGTGGCGCGGCGCGAGGACCTGGCCATCGACTTTCGCGAGGTGCAGGGCGCGATGGCCGGCACCGGCGTGTGCAATGTACTTGCCGGCGTCGCCGGCTCGGTGCCCACCATCGTCAGTCCCGGCATCGTGTCCTTCACCCAAGTCACGGGCGTCGCGTCGCGCCGGGTGGGGTACTTGATCGGCGGCCTGTTCATCCTGCTGGCGTTCTTTCCCAAGGTGTCGGGGCTGCTGAGCTCGCTGCCCGGACCCGTGATGGCGGGCTACCTGATCCTGGTGACCGGAACGCTGTTCGTGGACGGCGCGCGCACGGTGATCCAGACTGAGCAGAACCGCCAACGGCTGACCATTGCCGGCCTCTCGTTCTGGATCGGCGCGGCGTTTCAGTTCGGGCTGTTCAGCTTGCCGGACCTTGGCACGGTGTGGGGCACGCTGCTCAAGAGCGGCGTGACGACCGGGGGGTTCGCCGTGGTGGCGATGATCCTGTTCATGGAACTGACGAGCCATCGCCGGATGCGATTCGAGTCGAGGCTCCACATCGAAGTGCTTCCCGAGCTCTCGGCGTTCGTGACCAAGTTCGCCGACCGCCGCGGCTGGGACACCGCGATGAAGGACCGCTTGAACGCAGTGGCGGAAGAGACGCTGCTGACGCTGGCGCCGATGAAACTCAGTCTCGACGACGACGATGAAGACGATGACGACGGACGTCGCCTGGTCGTGGTGGCCTCGAGCGAGGGTCCGGTGGCGGACCTGGAGTTCATCGGCGGCGGCAGCGAGGAAAACCTGGAGGACCGCGTGCGCCAGCTCCAGCAGCACGACTCGGAGATCGTGGCCGAGAGCGAGCTCTCGCTACAGCTGCTGCGGCACTACGCCACGTCGGTGAACCACCAGCAGTTTCACGGCACGGACATCATCACGGTGCGCGTGGACCCGCCCGAGGCGGGGTAG
- a CDS encoding SDR family oxidoreductase — MSRPETILVTGATGYIGGRLVPRLVGSGCRVRVLVRSRSRVAARAWQSQVEVAVGDVLDAQALSEALAGVDTAYYLVHSMSSGADFHERDMQAARAFGRAAKAAGVNRIIYLGGLGDPASRLSHHLRSRQSTGQALREGGVPVTEFRAAVIVGAGSISFEMIRYLVERLPVMICPRWIYSRIQPIAVDDLLEYLVSALDAPESQGQIVEIGGKDAVTYRGMMLGYAQARGLKRLLLPVPVLTPRLSAYWVHWITPIHAGISSALIEGLHNDVVVTNDLARRLFPDVDPMEYAGAIARVIDDLDAGRIDTSWSDALGTAERSERPVRLDSRHGTIVERRRMRVSATPRAVFRVFTGIGGARGWYFATWAWRLRGALDRVLGGVGLRRGRRHPDHLRIGDALDFWRVEDLRTDRSVRLRAEMKLPGRAWLQFETREAEDGATHLEQTAAFIPKGLPGLAYWYGLYPLHRWIFAGLVKAIARRAERM, encoded by the coding sequence GTGAGCCGACCCGAAACGATCCTGGTCACCGGGGCGACGGGGTACATCGGCGGGCGGTTGGTTCCTCGGCTGGTCGGGTCGGGTTGTCGGGTTCGGGTCTTGGTCCGCAGCCGGTCGCGAGTGGCCGCCCGTGCCTGGCAGTCGCAGGTCGAGGTGGCGGTGGGCGACGTGCTGGACGCGCAGGCGTTGTCGGAGGCGCTGGCGGGGGTCGACACGGCCTACTACCTGGTTCACAGCATGTCGAGCGGCGCCGATTTCCATGAACGGGACATGCAGGCCGCTCGCGCCTTTGGTCGGGCCGCGAAGGCCGCGGGCGTCAACCGGATCATCTACCTGGGGGGTCTGGGAGACCCGGCGTCGAGGCTCTCCCACCACCTGCGATCCCGGCAGTCCACGGGCCAAGCGCTGCGGGAAGGCGGCGTGCCGGTCACCGAGTTTCGGGCGGCCGTGATCGTCGGCGCGGGCAGCATCTCCTTCGAGATGATTCGCTACCTGGTTGAGCGGCTGCCGGTGATGATCTGCCCCAGGTGGATCTATTCGCGCATCCAGCCCATTGCCGTCGACGATCTGCTGGAGTACCTGGTATCGGCCCTCGATGCGCCGGAAAGCCAAGGGCAAATCGTCGAGATCGGCGGCAAGGACGCGGTCACCTACCGGGGCATGATGCTGGGCTATGCCCAGGCGCGGGGGCTCAAACGGCTTTTGCTTCCGGTGCCGGTGCTGACGCCCCGCTTGTCCGCTTATTGGGTGCATTGGATCACCCCGATTCATGCGGGGATCAGCTCGGCGCTGATCGAGGGTCTGCACAACGACGTGGTGGTGACCAACGATCTGGCCCGAAGGCTCTTTCCGGACGTGGATCCGATGGAATATGCCGGGGCGATTGCCCGCGTGATCGACGACCTCGACGCAGGCCGGATTGACACGTCGTGGAGCGACGCGCTGGGCACAGCGGAACGGAGCGAGCGTCCGGTTCGGCTGGATTCGCGCCATGGGACTATCGTCGAGCGCCGCCGCATGCGGGTGTCGGCGACGCCGCGAGCGGTGTTCCGGGTGTTTACCGGCATCGGCGGCGCGCGCGGCTGGTATTTCGCCACCTGGGCCTGGCGACTGCGTGGAGCGTTGGACCGCGTGCTGGGCGGCGTCGGTCTGCGGCGGGGTCGGCGGCATCCCGATCACCTGCGCATTGGCGACGCGCTGGATTTCTGGCGCGTCGAGGACCTGCGGACCGACCGCTCGGTGCGCCTGCGCGCGGAGATGAAGCTCCCGGGCCGGGCCTGGCTCCAGTTCGAGACGCGTGAAGCCGAGGACGGCGCGACGCACCTTGAGCAGACGGCGGCGTTCATTCCCAAAGGCTTGCCGGGTTTGGCGTATTGGTATGGCCTGTATCCGCTTCACCGCTGGATCTTTGCTGGACTGGTCAAGGCAATCGCCCGCCGCGCCGAACGGATGTGA